From a single Hippopotamus amphibius kiboko isolate mHipAmp2 chromosome X, mHipAmp2.hap2, whole genome shotgun sequence genomic region:
- the SLC7A3 gene encoding cationic amino acid transporter 3, translating to MLWQALCRFGQKLVRRRTLEPGMAETRLARCLSTLDLVALGVGSTLGAGVYVLAGEVAKDKAGPSIVICFLVAALSSMLAGLCYAEFGARVPRSGSAYLYSYVTVGELWAFTTGWNLILSYVIGTASVARAWSSAFDNLIGNHISQTLQGSISLHVPHVLAEYPDFFAMGLVLLLTGLLALGASESALVTKVFTAVNLLVLGFVIISGFIKGDLHNWKLTEEDYKLAVAGLNDTYSWGPLGSGGFVPFGFEGILRGAATCFYAFVGFDCIATTGEEAQNPQRSIPTGIVISLFVCFLAYFGVSSALTLMMPYYQLQPESPLPEAFLYTGWAPARYVVAIGSLCALSTSLLGSMFPMPRVIYAMAEDGLLFRVLARIHTGTHTPIVATVVSGIIAAFMAFLFELTDLVDLMSIGTLLAYSLVAICVLILRYQPDQEMRNEEGEVELQEEKMPGAEKLTLQGLFCPLSSIPTPLSGQVAYVCSSLLALLLSVLCLVLAQWSTPLLSGDPVWIAAVVLLLVLITGITGVIWRQPQSSTPLHFKVPALPFLPLTSIFVNIYLMMQMTAGTWARFGVWMLIGFAIYFGYGMQHSLEEVKRDQSPLKSRAQTVDLDLSSACTHSI from the exons ATGCTGTGGCAGGCGCTTTGCAGATTTGGTCAAAAGCTGGTACGCAGACGTACACTGGAGCCAGGCATGGCTGAGACTCGCCTTGCCAGATGCCTGAGCACTCTGGATTTAGTAGCCCTAGGTGTGGGCAGCACATTGGGTGCAGGCGTGTATGTCCTGGCTGGCGAGGTGGCCAAAGATAAAGCAGGACCATCCATTGTGATCTGCTTTTTGGTGGCCGCCCTATCTTCTATGTTGGCTGGGCTGTGCTATGCAGAGTTTGGTGCTCGGGTTCCCCGTTCTGGTTCTGCGTATCTCTACAGCTATGTCACTGTGGGTGAACTCTGGGCCTTCACCACTGGCTGGAACCTCATCCTCTCCTATGTCATCG GTACAGCAAGCGTGGCCCGGGCTTGGAGCTCCGCTTTTGACAACCTGATTGGGAACCACATCTCTCAGACCCTGCAGGGGAGCATCTCACTGCACGTTCCCCATGTCCTCGCAGAATATCCAGACTTTTTTGCTATGGGCCTTGTGTTGTTGCTCACTG GATTGCTGGCTCTGGGGGCTAGTGAGTCGGCCCTGGTGACCAAAGTGTTCACGGCGGTGAACCTTTTGGTTCTCGGCTTTGTCATCATCTCTGGCTTCATTAAGGGAGATCTGCACAACTGGAAGCTCACAGAGGAGGACTACAAACTGGCCGTGGCTGGACTCAATGACACCTATAG CTGGGGCCCTCTGGGCTCCGGAGGGTTTGTGCCTTTTGGCTTCGAGGGGATTCTCCGTGGAGCAGCGACCTGTTTCTATGCATTTGTTGGTTTCGACTGTATTGCTACCACTG GGGAAGAGGCCCAGAATCCCCAGCGCTCCATCCCCACAGGCATTGTGATTTCACTCTTTGTCTGCTTTTTGGCCTATTTTGGTGTCTCTTCGGCACTCACGCTCATGATGCCTTACTACCAGCTTCAACCTGAGAGCCCCTTGCCTGAGGCCTTTCTCTATACTGGATGGGCCCCTGCCCGCTATGTTGTAGCCATCGGATCCCTCTGTGCTCTTTCTACCAG CCTCTTGGGCTCTATGTTCCCCATGCCTCGGGTGATCTACGCGATGGCAGAAGATGGCCTCCTGTTTCGTGTTCTTGCCCGGATCCACACtggcacacacacccccatcGTGGCCACCGTGGTCTCTGGCATTATCGCAG CATTCATGGCATTCCTCTTTGAACTCACTGATCTGGTGGACCTCATGTCAATTGGGACCCTGCTTGCTTACTCCCTGGTGGCTATTTGTGTTCTCATCCTCAG GTATCAGCCTGACCAGGAGATGAGGAATGAGGAAGGTGAAGTGGAGTTGCAGGAGGAGAAGATGCCTGGAGCAGAGAAGCTGACCCTACAGGGACTATTTTGTCCACTCAGCTCCATCCCCACTCCACTCTCTGGCCAAGTGGCCTATGTTTGTTCCTCACTGCTTG CGCTACTGCTGAGCGTCCTTTGCCTGGTACTGGCCCAGTGGTCCACTCCACTGCTTTCTGGAGACCCAGTGTGGATTGCAGCGGTTGTGCTGCTCCTGGTGCTCATTACTGGGATCACTGGAGTCATCTGGAGACAGCCACAGAGCTCCACTCCACTTCACTTTAAG GTACCTGCTTTGCCTTTCCTCCCACTAACGAGCATCTTTGTGAATATTTACCTTATGATGCAGATGACAGCTGGCACCTGGGCCCGATTTGGGGTCTGGATGCTGATTG GGTTTGCTATCTACTTTGGCTATGGGATGCAGCACAGCCTGGAAGAGGTTAAGAGGGACCAATCCCCACTCAAGTCTAGGGCCCAAACTGTAGACCTGGACCTCAGCAGTGCCTGTACACATTCGATTTGA